From Candidatus Bathyarchaeota archaeon:
GGACTAGTGTTAACTGGCAACCTTTATCCAAGCATAAAAGTTTTGCCGAAAGCAGACGACCTATCTGTCCCCGTAATTTTAGTCCCCGATGACACATACACTACTCTTCAAAAAATCAGGAATATTGTCGGGAAGATTAAACCTGAAGATCACGCGAGAATCGATCGAGCGAAGAGCCTAGTAATGGAGAATGTGGATTGGCGCAGGATCTTGGAGATGTGGAATTAGGATCAAGTTTTACAGTTTGGTGAACGAATATTGCCCATCAGGCAACCGATTGTCTGCGTCCTAGGGCACGTTGACAGTGGCAAGACTCTTCTTTTAGACAGTATCCGAAAAAGCAGCGTGCAAGCTAGGGAAGCAGGAGGTATGACTCAGCATATTGGCGCAAGCTTCTTCCCGCTTGAGACTTTGAGGGAGATAGCGGGTCCACTGCTACGTAAACTAGGTGGGGAAATAAAGATTCCCGGGCTTCTGGTGATTGATACGCCTGGCCATGAAGCTTTCGCTAATCTTCGACGCAGGGGTGGTAGCGTCGCGGACATAGCAATACTCGTTATTGATGTTCTGAAAGGATTTGAGTTACAGACATATGAATGCTTGGAGATATTGAAGTCGAGGAAAACGCCGTTTCTTGTCGCCGCTAACAAGATTGATCGAATTCCAGGATGGAAACCCCAAACGACGACCTCATTCATCGAATCTTATAGGGCTCAAGATCCCCATGTTAGGCAAAGTTTAGACGAACATCTGTATGCTATCATGGGAAAGTTTTCGGAGCACGGTTTCAGAGCTGATAGGTTTGATAAGATATCAGATTTCACGCGAACGGTTGCTATTATCCCTACAAGCGCGAAGACGGGAGAAGGCATAACGGAACTCGTCGCTGTTCTAGCAGGTTTAACTCAACAGTTCTTGAAGGATAGGCTCCAGGTCACAGAAGGTCCAGCTAAAGGCACAATACTCGAGGTTAAAGAAGAAGTAGGCTTAGGTATAACGGTCAACGCGGTCATTTATGATGGAATAATAAGAAAGGACGACATAATAGTCTTGGGCGGTAGGGAAACCCCGATAGTCACAAATGTTAGAGCACTGCTGCTGCCAAAACCCCTAGACGAGATCAGGGATCCGCGAGACAGGTTCTCAATTGTTTATGAGGTCTCAGCCGCTGCTGGCGTGAAAATAGTTGCACCCAGCTTGGATGGCGCAATTGCAGGCGCTCCGATCCTCGTAGTCCCCGAAAAAGATAAGGTTGACGACTACCTAAAGGAAGTTTCAGAAGAGGTTGAAAAGATTCGTATATCGACAGAGATCGACGGCGTCATCCTAAAAACTGATACACTCGGCTCACTAGAAGCAATAGCTGAGAACCTGAGAAACCACGGTGTCCCAATTAGATTGGCTGATGTTGGCGATGTTTCGAAGAGGG
This genomic window contains:
- the infB gene encoding translation initiation factor IF-2, whose protein sequence is MPIRQPIVCVLGHVDSGKTLLLDSIRKSSVQAREAGGMTQHIGASFFPLETLREIAGPLLRKLGGEIKIPGLLVIDTPGHEAFANLRRRGGSVADIAILVIDVLKGFELQTYECLEILKSRKTPFLVAANKIDRIPGWKPQTTTSFIESYRAQDPHVRQSLDEHLYAIMGKFSEHGFRADRFDKISDFTRTVAIIPTSAKTGEGITELVAVLAGLTQQFLKDRLQVTEGPAKGTILEVKEEVGLGITVNAVIYDGIIRKDDIIVLGGRETPIVTNVRALLLPKPLDEIRDPRDRFSIVYEVSAAAGVKIVAPSLDGAIAGAPILVVPEKDKVDDYLKEVSEEVEKIRISTEIDGVILKTDTLGSLEAIAENLRNHGVPIRLADVGDVSKREVTEAAIVKDKEPLYGVILAFNVKVLPDAEQEAQNKKIPVFKSNIIYHLIDEYLSWMKQEREAQEAAEFGKLEKPAKIKVLPGYVFRRAKPAIIGIEVLAGKIRPKIRLITVEGREIGEILQIQEKGEAISIAEAGKQVAISIDKPVVGRHFDEGDVLYTNVPETHARILLSKFQDRLDPIEIETLKEIIEIMRKRSPF
- a CDS encoding DRTGG domain-containing protein yields the protein GLVLTGNLYPSIKVLPKADDLSVPVILVPDDTYTTLQKIRNIVGKIKPEDHARIDRAKSLVMENVDWRRILEMWN